A single Phragmites australis chromosome 4, lpPhrAust1.1, whole genome shotgun sequence DNA region contains:
- the LOC133917166 gene encoding uncharacterized protein LOC133917166: MVDELLSKNSAGLSEDGIKLVKIRVLESAQGFFETTLTLNKVKGFQCPELVAELHMPLTCQIRQWIIRNIIFVMTFCSLFAALLWILWSIYQRRALSNRAEQIYEQVCEILEDNTINAKIGNSECDPWVVASWLRDHLLVPQERKNAFLWKKVEELILEDSRIDQYPKVIKGESKVVYEWQASGSLSAKIRKVQGARGKSRTVAGAIKLAEEMGTCMGEVREQGSSNLTHKDRTKA, translated from the exons ATGGTTGATGAGCTCTTATCAAAGAATTCTGCTGGCCTAAGTGAGGATGGAATTAAGCTTGTGAAAATTAGGGTGCTGGAGAGTGCACAAGGCTTCTTTGAGACAACATTGACTCTTAACAA AGTCAAAGGATTTCAATGTCCTGAGCTGGTCGCAGAGCTTCATATGCCCCTGACTTGTCAAATTCGTCAATGGATCATTAGAAATATAATCTTTGTGATGACCTTTTGTAGCCTG TTTGCAGCACTGCTCTGGATACTGTGGAGCATTTACCAGAGACGGGCATTATCAAACAGAGCTGAGCAAATATACGAGCAG GTGTGTGAAATCCTTGAAGATAACACCATAAATGCCAAGATTGGTAACTCCGAATGTGATCCTTGGGTGGTCGCCTCATGGCTGAGGGATCATCTACTGGTTCCTCAAGAACGAAAGAATGCTTTCTTGTGGAAAAAG GTTGAAGAACTGATACTGGAAGATTCTCGCATAGATCAATATCCAAAGGTCATTAAGGGAGAGTCAAAGGTTGTTTACGAGTGGCAAG CTAGTGGCTCGCTTAGTGCAAAGATTAGGAAGGTTCAAGGTGCAAGAGGCAAGTCAAGGACTGTTGCCGGTGCCATAAAACTTGCCGAAGAAATGGGTACTTGCATGGGTGAGGTGAGGGAGCAGGGCTCAAGCAATTTAACACACAAAGATAGAACTAAGGCTTGA
- the LOC133917164 gene encoding ribose-phosphate pyrophosphokinase 1-like produces MIDLLLMAGASALSSMACACLSSSSPLALAVAHRPRSHAHAHSHARITKRQVRPRCCSSMYDYNNSAPPMPSLSPLQFPTPARSSSGSRLRIFSGSANPRLAQEMACYLGMELGKIKIKRFADGEIYVQLQESVRGCDVFLVQPTCPPANENLMELLIMIDACRRASAKNITAVIPYFGYARADRKMQGRESIAAKLVANLITEAGAHRVLACDLHSSQSIGYFDIPVDHVYGQPVILDYLASKTICPKEVVVVSPDVGGVARARAFAKKLSDAPLAIVDKRRHGHNQAEVVHLIGDVKGKVAVMVDDMIDTAGTIAKGAELLHKEGARAVYACSTHAVFSPPAVERLSSGLFQEVIITNTVPVVQHQSFPQLTVLSVANLLGETIWRVHDDCSVSSIFQ; encoded by the exons ATGATTGATCTCCTTCTCATGGCCGGAGCCAGTGCGTTGAGCTCCATGGCCTGCGCCTGCCTATCGTCATCTTCCCCCCTTGCACTTGCAGTTGCCCATCGTCCTCGAAGCCATGCCCATGCCCACTCCCACGCCCGCATAACAAAGCGGCAAGTGAGGCCGAGGTGTTGCAGCAGCATGTACGACTACAACAACTCTGCTCCTCCGATGCCCTCCTTGTCGCCGCTGCAGTTCCCAACCCCGGCGCGCAGCAGCAGTGGCAGCCGTCTGCGCATCTTCTCCGGCAGCGCCAACCCGCGGCTGGCGCAGGAGATGGCGTGCTACCTGGGGATGGAGCTGGGAAAGATTAAGATCAAGCGGTTCGCGGACGGCGAGATCTACGTGCAGCTGCAGGAGAGCGTGCGCGGCTGCGACGTCTTCCTGGTGCAGCCGACGTGCCCGCCCGCCAACGAGAACCTCATGGAGCTCCTCATCATGATTGATGCCTGCAGGAGGGCCTCCGCCAAGAACATCACCGCCGTCATCCCCTACTTCGGCTACGCCAGGGCCGACAGGAAGATGCAGGGCCGCGAGTCCATCGCTGCAAAGCTGGTGGCCAACCTCATCACGGAGGCCGGCGCACACCGCGTGCTGGCGTGCGACCTCCACTCCAGCCAGTCCATCGGCTACTTCGACATCCCCGTCGACCATGTCTACGGGCAGCCGGTCATCCTGGACTATCTGGCCAGCAAGACCATCTGCCccaaggaggtggtggtggtgtcgcCGGACGTGGGAGGGGTGGCCAGGGCGCGCGCCTTCGCCAAGAAGCTCTCGGATGCGCCCCTGGCCATCGTTGATAAGAGGCGGCACGGCCACAACCAGGCCGAG GTGGTGCATCTGATCGGCGATGTCAAAGGAAAAGTTGCTGTCATGGTGGATGATATGATCGACACAGCAG GAACGATCGCCAAGGGCGCGGAGCTGCTGCACAAGGAGGGAGCTCGAGCTGTGTACGCCTGCAGCACCCATGCGGTTTTCAGCCCTCCGGCGGTGGAGAGGCTCTCGAGCGGCCTCTTTCAGGAGGTGATCATCACCAACACCGTGCCGGTGGTGCAGCACCAGAGCTTCCCCCAGCTCACCGTCCTCTCCGTCGCCAATCTCCTCGGGgagaccatctggcgtgttcaCGACGATTGCTCCGTCAGCAGCATCTTCCAGTGA
- the LOC133914927 gene encoding protein NRT1/ PTR FAMILY 7.3-like produces the protein MQIAEKPQGAVDSLEQGQGQQEDDLRPNGHHLHAARRTKDGSVNWSGRRCLRDKSGGWIAGFLILLNQALVTLAVNGIGTNLVTFMAVVMRLDNADAANRANTWAGTTYVFAIIGALVSDSYWGRFKACIIFQLIFLAGLVELSISSHFFLHKYCDFGDGGWRQANCRPPTKTEALILYMSIYQIALGNGAYQPAITTLGADQFDEADIKERKSKAAFFGYFFVANNLGSLVSVTALAYIEDRGGWVLAFWISTGAAFIGLVLFAIGTLRYRHFLPNGNSIISVCQVIVASIKNRHVKTPQQAEDLYEVDGTHSKNGGRKMLHTPDYRCLDKAAVIKDPSALSPGEHHSPEPWRLCAVTQVEEVKCVLRLVPIWLCSILYSTAYSQMSSVFIEQAEAMDNSLSKFKIPPVGVSVFEIVGVTLFVFIYRFCIAKICSKISQEPTELQRMGIGLVISTVAMITSGLVEQQRLKYATRDAETSSSLTILWQIPQYVLIGASEVFMYVTMTEFFNDELPDGLKSLGSALSVASMSAGNYANSLLVTLVTAITCKHDQAGWIPQDLNKGHVDRFFFLIAVLNAMDLFVFVVFAKRYRHAVLVKTVADENGVELR, from the exons ATGCAGATTGCTGAGAAGCCCCAGGGAGCAGTGGATTCTCTCGAACAGGGTCAGGGTCAGCAGGAGGATGACTTGCGACCGAATGGCCATCATCTGCATGCTGCAAGGAGGACTAAGGATGGGTCGGTGAACTGGAGCGGCAGGCGGTGCCTGAGAGACAAGTCGGGAGGATGGATTGCCGGTTTCCTCATCCTGC TAAACCAGGCGCTTGTGACATTAGCAGTAAATGGCATAGGGACGAATCTCGTGACGTTCATGGCGGTGGTGATGAGGCTGGACAACGCTGACGCCGCCAACCGTGCCAACACCTGGGCTGGAACCACCTACGTCTTCGCCATCATAGGGGCACTTGTCAGCGACTCCTACTGGGGCAGATTCAAGGCCTGCATCATCTTTCAGCTCATCTTCCTTGCT GGATTGGTGGAGCTATCAATATCATCCCATTTCTTCCTTCATAAATACTGCGACTTCGGAGATGGAGGATGGAGACAAGCAAATTGCAGGCCACCCACAAAAACAGAGGCACTCATACTCTACATGTCAATATACCAGATCGCGCTAGGAAATGGAGCCTATCAACCTGCAATCACAACACTTGGCGCTGATCAGTTTGATGAAGCTGACATAAAGGAAAGGAAATCAAAGGCTGCCTTCTTTGGTTACTTCTTCGTTGCAAATAACCTAGGCAGCCTGGTATCTGTCACTGCACTGGCGTACATAGAGGACAGGGGTGGGTGGGTCTTGGCATTTTGGATTTCAACAGGGGCAGCATTCATTGGTTTAGTTCTATTTGCCATTGGAACCTTAAGGTATAGGCATTTTTTGCCCAATGGTAACTCTATCATAAGTGTTTGCCAGGTCATTGTTGCTTCAATAAAGAATAGACACGTGAAGACTCCACAGCAAGCAGAAGATCTATATGAGGTTGATGGAACCCACAGCAAGAATGGGGGCAGAAAGATGCTACACACACCAGATTACAG GTGTTTGGACAAGGCAGCAGTGATTAAAGATCCATCTGCCCTTTCACCAGGTGAGCACCATTCACCAGAGCCATGGCGCCTGTGCGCAGTTACTCAAGTGGAAGAAGTGAAATGCGTTCTGCGGCTGGTTCCAATATGGCTCTGCAGCATCCTTTACTCCACCGCATACTCACAGATGTCATCGGTATTCATCGAACAGGCAGAAGCCATGGACAATTCCCTTTCAAAGTTCAAAATCCCTCCTGTGGGCGTATCTGTATTTGAAATAGTCGGTGTAACATTATTTGTGTTCATCTACAGATTTTGCATTGCTAAAATCTGCTCAAAGATATCACAGGAGCCTACTGAGCTTCAGAGGATGGGTATTGGACTTGTCATATCAACAGTAGCGATGATCACGTCTGGGTTGGTGGAACAGCAGAGGTTAAAATATGCCACGAGAGATGCTGAAACATCCAGCTCTCTAACCATCCTTTGGCAAATCCCCCAGTACGTGCTGATCGGAGCGTCTGAAGTGTTCATGTATGTCACTATGACAGAATTCTTCAACGATGAGCTTCCAGATGGCCTAAAAAGCCTCGGAAGTGCGCTATCTGTGGCCTCCATGTCAGCTGGGAACTATGCAAATAGCCTGCTAGTTACTTTGGTGACGGCGATCACCTGCAAACACGACCAAGCTGGGTGGATACCACAAGATCTCAACAAAGGTCACGTAGACAGGTTCTTCTTTCTCATAGCAGTGCTCAACGCCATGGATTTATTTGTGTTTGTAGTGTTTGCCAAGAGGTATAGACATGCTGTATTGGTCAAAACTGTGGCAGATGAAAACGGTGTCGAGTTGAGATGA
- the LOC133917165 gene encoding protein TORNADO 2-like yields MALNYMAVAAINFVAALLSIPVIAAGIWLSTQPDNACFQILQWPVIALGVAVLAVGLAGFVGAFWRLPWLLLAYLVAMLILVATLACLAVFVFAVTSSTSGRPVPSRAFLEYDLDDYSGWLRGRLDAPGSWDRIKTCLAATPTCSDLNQTYATAQDFFAAAWLSPLQSGCCKPPTRCGYTFVTPTYWISPISATADPDCAAWSNEQNKFCYSCASCKAGLLQNLRREWRRADLIIAVATAALLAVYAMGCYAFRTAKTDELFRRYRQGYT; encoded by the coding sequence atggCGCTCAACTACATGGCCGTGGCGGCCATCAACTTCGTCGCCGCGCTGCTGTCCATCCCGGTCATTGCGGCCGGCATCTGGCTGTCCACGCAGCCCGACAACGCCTGCTTTCAGATCCTCCAGTGGCCCGTCATCGCCCTCGGCGTTGCCGTCCTCGCCGTCGGCCTCGCGGGCTTTGTCGGCGCCTTCTGGCGCCTGCCCTGGCTCCTCCTCGCCTACCTCGTCGCCATGCTCATCCTCGTCGCCACGCTCGCCTGCCTCGCCGTCTTCGTCTTCGCCGTCACCAGCAGCACCTCGGGCCGCCCAGTGCCAAGCCGGGCGTTCCTCGAGTACGACCTCGACGACTACTCGGGCTGGTTGCGCGGCCGCCTGGACGCGCCGGGCAGCTGGGACCGGATCAAGACGTGTCTGGCCGCCACGCCCACCTGCTCTGACCTCAACCAGACATACGCCACGGCGCAGGACTTCTTCGCGGCCGCCTGGCTGAGCCCTCTGCAGTCGGGCTGCTGCAAGCCGCCAACCAGGTGCGGCTACACCTTCGTCACCCCAACCTACTGGATCAGCCCCATCAGCGCCACCGCCGACCCCGACTGCGCCGCCTGGAGCAACGAACAGAACAAGTTCTGCTACTCCTGCGCCTCCTGCAAGGCCGGCCTGCTCCAGAACCTCCGCAGAGAGTGGCGCCGCGCCGACCTCATCATCGCCGTTGCCACCGCCGCGCTCCTCGCCGTCTACGCCATGGGCTGCTACGCCTTCCGCACCGCCAAGACAGACGAGCTCTTTCGCCGCTACCGGCAAGGCTACACATAG